One window from the genome of Crassostrea angulata isolate pt1a10 chromosome 2, ASM2561291v2, whole genome shotgun sequence encodes:
- the LOC128173212 gene encoding C-type lectin domain family 10 member A-like — translation MSGLYLIQVAMCFCFMGGYYGQPLYEDRCRNNLVNGMDQRLKEAYDRDVLLQTQVDNLKNQLDIVKGTVESLQFHRMCLNENGTYYEENSLKNQYCFIETSLTWNDAKKKCESFKSYLLEINSKAEQNWLKDKVSGGNWWTGAIKDRNKNIWVWDHSDSELVFTNWDSKDSQPNGESKDNDENCVLSELGFWHDYPCQDTFNMICERGK, via the exons atgtCTGGATTATATTTGATTCAAGTGGCAATGTGCTTTTGTTTCATGGGCGGTTATTATGGGCAACCATTGTATGAAGACAGATGCAGAAACAACCTTGTCAATGGGATGGACCAACGTTTAAAGGAAGCCTACG ATCGGGACGTGCTATTGCAGACTCAAGTGGACAACTTAAAAAATCAACTTGATATTGTTAAAG GGACTGTAGAATCTTTACAATTTCATCGTATGTGTTTAAATGAAAACGGAACAT ATTATGAAGAAAACTCGTTGAAgaatcaatattgtttcatagaAACTTCTTTGACCTGGAATGATGCCAAG aagaAATGCGAATCATTTAAGTCATATCTTCTCGAGATCAACTCGAAAGCAGAACAAAACTGGTTGAAAGATAAAG TTTCAGGAGGCAATTGGTGGACAGGCGCCATTAAAGATAGAAATAAGAACATCTGGGTATGGGATCATTCAGACAGTGAACTGGTCTTCACGAACTGGGATTCGAAGGATTCCCAACCGAACGGCGAGAGTAAGGacaatgatgaaaattgtgTTTTGTCAGAGTTGGGTTTCTGGCATGATTATCCGTGTCAAGACACATTTAACATGATTTGTGAGAGAGGAAAATAA